Sequence from the Hoplias malabaricus isolate fHopMal1 chromosome 10, fHopMal1.hap1, whole genome shotgun sequence genome:
AATGATGGCTAGGGGGCAGTATACAACAGAAATGATAAACTCTGATGTCATCTTAAGCACTCTGCAGTGCCCTATAAATGGACTGAAGCAATAATCATATATGTCACAATCATATAACACTGAGTACAAAGGAAAAATAGTGTGCTGATCCTTTACTCACTAAAACAGGCAATTTTTCTTCACTTTCGAacacaatattttatatttatttgctcACAATCGCAAACATGAAAGTGGTGTGTACCTAAACATTTGCCCATGCCATTTTAGAATTAcattaatgtttatataaaaactacttcatattttatcaaagtgttttaaatgtaaagtctgtatttacttaataatattttttttaccaatAAACCAGTATAACATGATTTTAACAGGGGGTGCCTAAACTTTGGAATAGAGGTGTATCTGAAACAAAGCAGGTAGTTTTATATAAATCATACACATCAACAAATAACATGCATTTTCTAGCAGTGACGGAGCATGATAAATGTACAGGAGCTTAAAGCCATCATCACAGTAATGCGCTCTGTGTCCAACAGTGCAATCAGTTTCATAAAGCGGAGCCTACTTCATGAGATAGTGGTGGTCGAGGAAAAAGCATGAAGATCAGAGTTCACACTCCACTGTGCAGTTCCCTTCTCTGTGTCAATCCTGAAGATATCTCCTCTTCGTCGTGTGATAATGACGAAGCTATAGTCCACGGCATGCTGAAGTCTGAGTTGTCTgctgagaagagaagagaagagaagagaagagaagagaagagaagagaaggaaatTTAAAGAAAAGTGTGTAGAGTAGATTAGAGAAGACAAAAGCCAAGAAGGGAAAGGAGGAGGCTAAAGAGAACAGGAGAGTAGGGAcgaaaagagaaaagaacagaagagaggaagagagaagcaTGGAACAGAAAAGTATGGAGGGTGTGAGGAAAGATGAGTggaacagaagagaagaggaagCTGGAAGAGAGTAGAGATAAGGAGAGGAGGGAAGACTAGAGAAGAGTAGATGAGAGGcgggaacagtggagcagtggagagaAGTGGAGTAGAGAAGAGAAGATGACTGTTGCTGAACTCGTGCCGTTTCTGAGCACTGAGCAGCCCTTGAGCGCCTTCTGAAAAGATCTGCACGccaccagccaatcagagagctCCCTTGCTGCTAGGCAACAAACTCACACAACGCAGGAGGGTCAAACTACACTGAACGGGATCTGGGTCTTTCGGAGCATCACTGGGTAATAGGTGAATATGTTTTGGACTGCACATCTATTGTGCACCACACCTTGAAGAGGGTCTCTAGCCCACCATTTTAACACGATCATTTTGTGTGGATTTGGATTTAGATGCTAACAAGCAGGCAGAGAAAAGACTGGCATATGCTCACTTCAAGACACATGAACctgccactgcttctttttgaactgccaCTAATATGTCATAGGACAAGCTTGTCAGTGTTGCCCAGAGGTGTTACGTCACCTAAAGAGACACCTACGATGTGTGAGGTGGGTGGGAGAGGCAGTCCAGCCCACTAGGAGAGAGAGGTCAGTTACACTGCCTTGGACTCCTGTTACTTTCCTTTTGGGAAATTGTGCTTTTTATAACAATAAACCTGATCTCCATGTTTCGGCACTCACCATCCATTCTCTCAGCACTTCTGACCATATAAATACACTCTGTagtcctacaattacagactgtagtccgtcTGTTGCACTGCATACCTTGTTAACCCCTTTTCACTATGTTCTTCAATGTCAGGATCATGGGCGGTTCCTTCATTAGGGCGATGGGGTGAGGCATCGCCAAAATAGAAAGGAATTTTGTTTTCTCCTTGTACCACAGTCGTAACCTACAGATCTGTATTAACCAATCTCTGTCAGTTTGTCCCGTCTGTGagtgtcactgtccaatcaaatATGCGTCTCTATGGGTTTCGGAAGTGGCTGCCTTGATATGCTTTCATCATACACAGATGGCCCCTCAtctattccctacattgctcACTATGTAGTGAAGTATGCTGTAATTATTTGGCACCGATTAATTTTGGGCACAATGGATAACCAGAGCAGAGCCTTGTAGAGAGAGCAGCTAGTGATGTGGTTAATATGGCTACCGTTAACTTCACAATACTCTATATTCTAGATATCTTgcatctaaaataaaatgttatctgAAGAGTGAAAAATGTATAGAATTTTATATGAGTAATGATAAAGATGGTCTCATCAAAATAGTTGTGAGGGcgaataaaaaacattttatttgtttatgaacaCAGTTGATTTTTCAGTCGCTGTAACTTTATTTGAATAGATACTGTGCAGTGTGTAGATTAAGAGAAACTTTATGTTTTAAGCTTTATGAATCTAGCAGTTACTGGTGGTATTTCTGTATGAGGtgaccacaaaaataaaactctttcgTGTTAGATGACATGTCAGTGTCAAATTACTTTCCCAGTTAATTTGTATAATGCAGTGTGCCAGTTGTCTAGATGGCTGGTTTATCATTTACCCAATCAACAAGCCGTCATTGCAAACAtcattaccccccccccccccaccccccaaggAAGAGATTCAGCCACAGCAGATATCCAGCCAaatgtctgatccacacatacacaccaccaTGTTAGTTTCACTACCGCACTGAgactgatccaccacccaaatcatacctgctctatggtggtcctgaccattgacatacagggagagagagtgctaacaataagtatgcagagcaacagatgaactacagtgtgtaattgtagattgTAGTACTGCAGAATGTTCCCATATGctcagaggagctgagagaaatATACTGGCGAATCAGTGTATGTGAGTTAGTTCATTAGGTGCTTTGCAAGcaactaaaaatgtattttagacATTTGTATATTAGGTTAGGCTCATTACTTTTTACAGCTTATTTCTGAAGTAAATAACAATCCTCACCAGATCATTGTCTTTTCAGGGTAGTCTGTCACCTTATGGTGCCTTAGCGTCTGTATAATAAGGATATTGCAGAGCACTGGGATTTTATTAGAAAGAAGACAGAGAACCAAGTACATTTGAGGAAAGTTGATCACCAGCAAGAGATACTGCCACCTGCTGTTCATCTGGAagttctttttctgtttcaccttGGTGTGGAGCAGTGTGCTTTTCAGAGGAGTCACTTTACTGATGTTTTTTAAAGGTCTACTGGCTCTATCCTTCCTCTTTTTTTTGGGATATGCTATGGTTTCTTTTTAGCTACTCCCCATTGTCCCAGGCTCCAGGACTAGGGTTAGTCCTGAGTTCATGaatgtattaaaacaaaaaatcagaTGTTTTCCCATTATTTGATAGTTCTCAgatctgtttgcatgctcagaactgatctaatgtgtttacaaaccacctctgtcagtaaatggctaaaaaactGCCTCGATCTGGTATGCTAGGATGTTTCTCTCGGCTCACGCCTGTGAAAGTGTATCTGGAGTCTTTAGAcgacagagagaactccaaatgctgaaaaaCAGAAGCTGAGATGAAGatattactctattcctgctccacaggtgggtaatattgacttatgtttgctgttttcaattatttaaggtggaaatgtttccaaatttgAGAAACGGCTGACTGCATTACTGCAAAATGCTGCAAAAAAAaccaactcaagttacaaatgagtttctgtggtaattcaagcagtgaataaaaaacCCTAGCTTACTTATTTTTGTCTGACCTATGAAGGTAGATTAGATtaagattatttattattgctgCTGTGGCATTGTCTTTAACTACATTTTAAGAAAAAATGTATTCCAAATTTTGATACAGGTAGTTTGAAATGTGTTCACTAGGCATTTTTACTTTCAACGTGACTGATCAAATAGTCAGTTTTGATTAAGGAGTctatacagttacacactgcaCAACATTGTTTGTGTAAAACATGAATGTAatgaaattatgcaaaataatcCAAAATATGGCATTAACCAGGTGTCCACAACAGAAAACGCATTTATAGACACACTAAGTATCCCCCTTAGATATTGTTTAACAACAGCATTGCAGTGGCAGTGTCAGAAGGTgaagaaaacagcacatttggTCTAAATGCACTTTATTAAGCAGACAGTGACATAATGGCCTTTAGGCTCAAGAAAGCCCTAAGTCTTCAAGAAAAAACACCACAACAAAGTAAACCCCACACACCTATAAATACATCAACACTGACCCCTTCTCTTTCTTACGCCGGGTATTTatcactcttttctctctcactccagcTCTTCTATATCACTCTTTTTTCTAACTCCAGCTCTTCTATATCACTATTTTCTAACTCATTTCAGCTCTGCTTTatcactcttttctctctcgctcCAGGTCTGCTTTATCACTCTTTTGTCTCACTCCAGCTCCTTCTTGATCTTTTATCTCACTCCAGCTCTTCTATATCACTTTTCCCTCACTCATTCCAGCTCTTCTATATCACTCTTTTCTCGCTCATTTCAGTTCTTCTATATCACCCTTTTATGTCTCACACCAGCTCTGCATTATCATTTTTTTCACTCACTCCATCTCTTCCATGATTTTCTCTCTCGCTCCAACCCTTCTATATCACTCTTTTCTCTCACTCCAGCTCTTCTATATCACTCTTTTCTGTCACGCTTGAGCTCTTCTATATCACTCTTTTCTGTCTCACTGCAGCTCTGCTTTATCACTCTTTTGTCTCATTCCAGCTCCTTCTCGatcttttttctctcactccagCTCTTCTCTATCACTCTTTTGTCTCACTCCAGCTCTGCTTTATCACTCTTTTCTGTCTCACTCCAGCTCTTGTATATCACTATTTTCCGTCTCACTCCAGCTCTGCTTTATCAATCTTTTCTGTCTCACTCCAGCTCTTGTATATCACTCTTTTCCGTCTCACTCCAGCTCTGCTTTATCATTCTTTTTCTCACTCCAGCTCTTATATATCACTCTTTTCTCGCTCATTCCAGCTCTTCTATATCACTCTTTTATGTTTCACTCCGGCTCTGCTTTATGACTTTTTCCATGAttctttcctctctcactcCAGCTCTTCTTTATCACTCTTTTCTGTCACGCTTGAGCTCTTCTATATCACTCTTTTCTGTCTCACTGCAGCTCTGCTTTATCACTCTTTTGTCTCATTCCAGCTCCTTCTCGatcttttttctctcactccagCTCTTCTCTATCACTCTTTTGTCTCACTCCAGCTCTGCTTTATCACTCTTTTCTGTCTCACTCCAGCTCTTGTATATCACTATTTTCCGTCTCACTCCAGCTCTGCTTTATCAATCTTTTCTGTCTCACTCCAGCTCTTGTATATCACTCTTTTCCGTCTCACTCCAGCTCTGCTTTATCATTCTTTTACTCACTCCAGCTCTTATATATCACTCTTTTCTCGCTCATTCCAGCTCTTCTATATCACTCTTTTCTCGCTCATTCCAGCTCTTCTATATCACTCTTTTATGTTTCACTCCGGCTCTGCTTTATGACTTTTTTCCATGAttctttcctctctcactcCAGCTCTTCTCTATCACTCTTTTGTCTCACTCCAGCTCTGCTTTatcactcttttctctctcactccagcTCTTGTATATCACTATTTTCCGTCTCACTCCAGCTCTGCTTTATCACACTTTTCTGTCTCACTCCAGCTCTTGTATATCACTCTTTTCCGTCTCACTCCAGCTCTGCTTTATCATTCTTTTTCTCACTCCAGCTCTTATATATCACTCTTTTCTCGCTCATTCCAGCTCTTCTATATCACTCTTTTATGTTTCACTCCGGCTCTGCTTTATGACTTTTTCCATGAttctttcctctctcactcCAGCTCTTCTTTATCAGTCTTTTTTTGtctcactccagctcatcttcAATCTACTTTCTGGCGCGTTTTATACTCGTTTGAGTGTGAGAGGTTTGTCCGAGTCACGtgaccacacacccacacttttCAAACGCCATGTTCCACAGTGGATGGTGAGAGTCCCACACAGTGAGTATCTGGTGGCTTTTTAAACAGCGCTTTATATGAACACTTTTTGCATACAGTGTGCGAATGGCACTTCTCCTTTAATTGCTTTAGCTGGTCTGTGGCCTTTATTTGCATCTGTGCCCAGTCTGCGCTGTGAAgcagtgtttgttttggttcGTCCTGAGGGCGGGACATTTCATTCCACTGTTCAGTGAAGTGAATCAGAATCGACTTTGAAACCGATTCCAATGGATTTGCATCGATGTAGTCACACACGAGTCACAGAGCGGTAAAGAGTATTCTTATACAGTTTATATAACCAGCTGCACTGACCATATAGATGCACTTCTGCAGTTACAGAGTTtaatccacctgttgctctgcatactttgataGACAAAGCTCACCCTGTTCTTacatggtcaggacccccacaggaccactgcAGAGCAGGCACTATTTGGATGAAGAAAAATTCTTACTGTGTGTTGCAgttgtacaagtggatcagacacagcagtgttgctggagatttttttttacacctcagtgccactgttggactgagaatagtccaccaaccagaaatatccagccaaaagcATCCTGTGTTTACTGACTAGAGGTGGACTAACaccaactgtgcagcaacagatgggctactcTCTCTAACTATACATATATAGACTGGACTTGTAGCTGTGTCTAACAGAATGCACAGTGAGTGAACATAGTTAATAAAAGCTCAAGgaatgctgctgtgtctgatccactcacaccaggtcataacaccaccaccacatgtCATTACggtgctgagaataatccaccccACAAATCATACCTGGGGGGTATTCCATAAATCAGAATTTGAAGTAGAAACACCTTTATTTGTTCTCATTAGAGAAATAGCTTCTCTGCTTTTGACccatccgtggcagtgaacacacaaacacaaattagtCAGCAATTTCTCAAAAACCCAACTGGGTCAaaggggctgccaaccaccttggTGCcaagggagcagtttgggggcaCTTCAGGGGCATTTCAGCTGTGATTTTGTATTCTCTTGTTTGTCCTGGGAATTGAACAGGTGTCCCTCTGGCTTCAAGCTTGTTTCTTTAAGCTGAAGGCCTGGCTACCCCTCATTTCTTGGTTAGCACTTATAAATACTTCCCTTATTTCAGGAGTTATCTATCTAAACAAAGAAACCCTGCTTTATGAAATACCCCACTGAACAGGGTTTATCAGctcaattttaaaaatgtttcaataacgaACACTGTGTAGAATAGAGTCAGGCTTCAGAGTCGACACTACTCTCGAACGCCTGGGCTGGGAGAGTCGACTCTTTGTTGTGTTCGACTCGCAGCGTCAGTCCTGTAGCAGCGTTAGCCCCGTTAGCTGTTAGAGCCGCTGGAGCCTTCACTTGGAGCCTCGGAAATTCACAGTGCAGTGGTAAATATTGACATTTAACATGTTGCTCTGGAGCAGAGGAGGGTGGGTTGTTGTTAGACTTTGTTTAATGGCGTTGTGGCCTCGTTCAATCCGACAGCGCTGAAGGTAGCAGCGGAAAGCCAGAGTCTCAGCTACTGGCGCCAAATTAGTTTGAACTGAGGAGGAAAGAGGCTAAGGCTAACCTTAAGAATAGagacacagaacagagagagtaaGGTTTAAAATGCAGACCCGTGTTAAAGAGTAGACTTGTTGAACTGTGGTTCACTTGAAATGttttagtgtttgagtgtgttggCGTAATAAAGTCAGCGAACTGAACTTAAGTCAGTTCTAACTTTACGTTACTGAGCTTAGTCTAACTGACGTTAATTTCACTTGTCTGTAAAAGAGAGTATGTGCTCTGAGCTTTATTTAAGAGCTGGGTCTTAAGTTTAAACAGACTTTGTTGGCTTAATGTTATTTAAGAAACAGGATAGTACACTATTCTATAGCACAGTACACTGTGGACCTGTTTAAAGGTgcaatatgtgtttttatttaatttgctaACTTATGAATTAACTGTCAATATGAAGAACACGATTAAAACCGCCATTTTAAGCAACAACATCAACGCAAGTGCATTCTTCAGGCAAGGTTTGGGTGGAAATAGATATGGGGACAAATGGCACCTTTATAGGTTTTTGTGTTCTGAAAAATAGGTtaggaccaacggtcttttaaaccttattccttgaattagtaagaaatatcatgttttctgactatcaataaacacaagttaggaactcagattccactgtatttatttgtttgacactttcatatcgctgatgcttagcctttaaagatgTCCCTACATATATACCCTGAAATGAATGAACTGTTATAGTTGTTTAACGATATGTCCTTTGGATTTGCACCCACCTTTAGAAGCACGTCGTTTGAGCCTGAGAGACCCTACAGACGTTAAAATGGAGTCACAAGAGGAGCACGCAAAAGAAGAAGTCAATGATGGATCAGATAAAGAAGAGTCACTGGAAGATACATCCAAGAGCAGAACATGTATGTTACGCTTTAGAGTTGcatttcatttgcatatgattTGTTTGTCATAATAAGTGAAAATTAGTTTAtaaagtttgtttttgtaatgatttgtttCTCGCAGACCAAGACGAAATTGTtgaaggaaaaagagagaggaaatcaGTCCAAAGACTTGATATGCAGGGAGCTAAACCAAAAGAAAAGCTCAAAATTGAGAGTATAGGACAAGGGGACAAGCTGGGAGACATTCCCCGTGTCAATCACGCCATTGGACGGCTCAAAGCTCCGCTGCTGAAACCTCTTCACAAGATTCTCTATGATCGCCCAGGGGCtgtaagcatttttttttaatatggggaaatatgtacaggggttggacaatgaaagtgaaacacctggttttagatcacaatttattagtatgatgtagtgcctccttttgcggccaatacagcgtcagttcgtcttgggaatgacatacacaagtcctgcacagtggtcagagggatttgaagccattcttcttacaggatagtggccaggtctctacgtgatgctggtggaggaaaacgtttcctgactcgctcctccaaaacaccccaaagtggctcaataatatttagatctggtgactgtgcaggccatgggagatgttcaacttcactttcatgttcatcaaaccagtctttcaccagtctcgctgtgtgtattggtgcattgtcgtcctgatacacggcaccgccttcaggatacaatgtttgaaccattggatgcacatggtcttactggtgcaatgtgtaattaatgaagattgtccaccaggctgctccaatttagccatgaaacctcccacactacaatgacagttgtttcagtttcattgtccaacccccgTATATACCTCAGCAGTACCTACTATTAGTAGGAATCATAATCTAATCATAAGACACCTGTAATTTCATGTCCTTGTAAATTGTTTCCTGGATTTTTTTCAAAACTTTACAGGCAGCTTCACTCCGGAAAAACCTTCGATTATTTAATGGCTTCCAATTTGAGATGGACAGTGACTCTTACcacaaaaagaaggaaaaaatgaCAAGGTAGTGGCACTCACCTATGTGCTTTCTTAAAATGTGTCCTTAcgtatcattgctgtccaatgaataacctattggtccattccttGTGAACTtttcacaatgtgaagaacGTGCTGTGCTCAAATGAGGAGGtaaactaaaaaacaaacaaaaaaaaaaaggcgaAAATGGAGATGCGTGTTTTCCATCGGATTGTGACGATATGCAGCTtatgaaagaaatgaatgacaacactgtgaaataaatattattattgaaCCCTGTTAGAAGTcaagcaatgaatgaatgaatgaataaatgaatgactgtctgttaggCTCCACAATGTGGAACTGAGAACCATGTGCCAAATTCTGGATCTTGAGAGGAGTGGAAATCAAGGTGTTCTGGTTGACAGGATAATGCACTTTCTCATTAAACCAACAAACTCGGGCAAGGTGAGTTACTTTACtttcccatttttaaaaaaagtaaacataCATTTGTTTAACATCAAGAAAACTATAAAAGTGCATTTTATAAGTTTTACGTTACTCTTTGTCTTAGCCAGTcattctgaaaaagaaaaaaaagaagaaaactacgAAGGATGCCAAAAGAGAGAAGAAATCTACATCCAGGAgcaagaaacaacagccagaaAGCAGAAAGTCCAAAGCAATTGTTACAGATTTAAGTAGCGAtgaggaggatgatgatgatgacgaagGAAAAGTTCAAAATAAAGACGAAAGCACATCAGTATTAGTCAGTGAAGAACATAGTGATGTGGACAGctctgaagaagaagaagaagaggtcAAAGAGAAAGACTCAGGTTCTGATGATGCTTCAGAAGAGAGTGATAGTGAAGAGGTAAGTGAAACATTGCTCATTGTTGAGATAAGGCGCATCCAGGAAGGAAAGTCATTTACATACAGAATTTCCTGCAAAAATATGAACGTAACTATGGGACCTGTACAAATACAGTGGGTTTGTTACTAATTAATAATGAAGCCATCAAAGgctaaaatatatttctgacaaatattacaaattaaatTGTAAGGGGTTTCTATAATTTAAGGTCTAGTCCTGTTTGGAAATCAGATCATAATTTGAACACTGGATATAGTCGTTTTTTTGTGGGTGTTTTGTACATAGCACAGAATATTCTTGCCTCAAAATGGTATGTTCAGATATAGAACTGAAATATTCCCATTTTAAAGTTTGGAAATTTGGAAAAAGAAAGATaataaatggtgtgtgtgtgtgaggtgttaaaataacagtttaataaaaaaattaaaaccaaataGCAGGATCCACACTGAAGTCTAATGTGGTGGAGAGCTGAGGTTCCCTATAAAAGTTCACTATATTGTGAGTGATATAAGGAATAGACTCTTATTTTGTGGTTGTTTTGTACACAGAACAGAATTTGCTTGCCTCTAAATGGTATACTCAGTTATAGaaattaaatattcacattttaaatgaaaatattctTCAGAGTTTTGGTTATAAAATTGCAGTTCTTGTGATCAAACACATTTACGGCCTGCTGCTCGTGGTTTTGGAAGTAGAGAGGTAGATTATAATTGGCAGATTGGGGTTTGATGATAATCAGGAAAGAATATATATAGCTGCTTGGAAGAGTTGACTTCAACAAAGAGCAGGATGATTGGTCTGGGGAAATGTATTTAGTTAAGAATATTCTAGCActggtaaaaataaacaacatctTCTATAACAATtacaatttctccatattcaggatattaatagtctgttatattgtgtctttaatgAGACtgtcagatttttgagacactttgaaaataaagaggtaatatccgcggaaggaagctaaacgtttagtttttccacggtatggaagttgtgttcgtatttcgccatttagcagcgacagaatgcaactaccgcaccatttaaggtgaaagaggaAATACTAATGAATCGACTACTTATCTtttgtatcccggatgtgtactGTGAATTttttaactcgtattttggcacCTGAATTCGGTctatcgaatttgagcaacttcaaaatatattgcttgaatttttttatctgaatttattaaccttgaataataacagtgaaaaggTGTTCTTGAAAATTAACGAGTTCAGTTCAAGAgcagttatattcagatgcataattgcgaaatatttcaaagtctgacgagacagatttgcttccatacatgGGTCCGTGTACCGATGTATTTGCATCGTTTAAGTCAAAACCGGATATCCGGTTATTTGTTACACCCCTACTGTTCATCCACTTTGGTTGGTTCATGCAAATGTGTGCCCAGAGGACTGAGGATTATCCGTTACCAAAAGGAAGGGATTATGCATCTGCATcatgcatgaaaataaatatagtatCTGTGATCTAAAATTGTCAGTTTAGAATTGTTGATGAGTCAAAAAAGAACTGTATTTTCACTTCTGGAATAAGTCGCCAAATTTCATGAGTATTaacaattaataaaagaaaattattaCTTTCTACTTACAGAATGGTTATTGATATGCAGTTGTGCAGTGCAACTTTTAACGACTTGTCTTTTGAAATTACACACAGAATAAACCGAGTAGTAAAAAGAAATTCACCCCCAAGAAGGCAGTGAAGAAGGTTGAAGACACCTCTGACCAGTCGCTCTCAGATGATGATGACGACTCTGCAGATGAATTTGTTTCAAAAAAGGTTGAATGAAATGTATGCCTTTTCAAATAGGGTTAAGAAAATGTACTATGTCTTTGTgttaatgaatgattttattCTCTCTCAAGACTAAAAAGAAACCTACTGTGCAGAAAAAAACAGCGCCCAAACCTGTTTCTAAATCCAAGAAAGCTGACAGCAGTAGTAGCAACAGGAAAAGAAATACAGCCAGCAAAAGCAAAGGTAAGAATACTCCACTTGTTTTATGACGTTATTTATGTCTCTAAATAATAGTGTTGTAGATGTAAGGTCACTTTCAGAGCTGAATGAATACATAAAAGGGATCACAGAACATGCCCAAGTTTTTGTTGCATTAGTTAAGATTACAAGGTTTGAGCACAGTGTTTTTTATCAAATGGTCTGTAATGGAAGTGTAACTCATTCTCATGCAGCTTTAATTTAACCCTGCTTTTAGACGAACAGCAAAATTCAGTACCGTGACGGTATAGATATTAACATATAAATGAGATTTAAGATCTAATATGAATAGCTACGGAGACAGAATAAAGTGATTTTAACTGGcaatgtcatttattttttccct
This genomic interval carries:
- the dek gene encoding protein DEK isoform X1 codes for the protein MVRVPHKARRLSLRDPTDVKMESQEEHAKEEVNDGSDKEESLEDTSKSRTYQDEIVEGKRERKSVQRLDMQGAKPKEKLKIESIGQGDKLGDIPRVNHAIGRLKAPLLKPLHKILYDRPGAAASLRKNLRLFNGFQFEMDSDSYHKKKEKMTRLHNVELRTMCQILDLERSGNQGVLVDRIMHFLIKPTNSGKPVILKKKKKKKTTKDAKREKKSTSRSKKQQPESRKSKAIVTDLSSDEEDDDDDEGKVQNKDESTSVLVSEEHSDVDSSEEEEEEVKEKDSGSDDASEESDSEENKPSSKKKFTPKKAVKKVEDTSDQSLSDDDDDSADEFVSKKTKKKPTVQKKTAPKPVSKSKKADSSSSNRKRNTASKSKVKSDSSDDDVPLIKMTKKPPNNEQLQDAIKGLLKSANLEVVTMKKICQQVYDLYPEFDLTDKKDFIKDTVKELIS
- the dek gene encoding protein DEK isoform X2; amino-acid sequence: MESQEEHAKEEVNDGSDKEESLEDTSKSRTYQDEIVEGKRERKSVQRLDMQGAKPKEKLKIESIGQGDKLGDIPRVNHAIGRLKAPLLKPLHKILYDRPGAAASLRKNLRLFNGFQFEMDSDSYHKKKEKMTRLHNVELRTMCQILDLERSGNQGVLVDRIMHFLIKPTNSGKPVILKKKKKKKTTKDAKREKKSTSRSKKQQPESRKSKAIVTDLSSDEEDDDDDEGKVQNKDESTSVLVSEEHSDVDSSEEEEEEVKEKDSGSDDASEESDSEENKPSSKKKFTPKKAVKKVEDTSDQSLSDDDDDSADEFVSKKTKKKPTVQKKTAPKPVSKSKKADSSSSNRKRNTASKSKVKSDSSDDDVPLIKMTKKPPNNEQLQDAIKGLLKSANLEVVTMKKICQQVYDLYPEFDLTDKKDFIKDTVKELIS